The following nucleotide sequence is from Candidatus Zixiibacteriota bacterium.
AGTCGCCACAGGTCAGTTACCACGCCGTTGCCAATCAGGCAGGCTTTGTCTGGATGAAGGATTCCCGAGGGTATCAGATGCAGGATATACTCCTGATCATCGATTATGACGGTATGGCCGGCGTTTGCGCCTCCCTGCGAGCGAGCGACTATATCC
It contains:
- a CDS encoding adenylosuccinate synthase (catalyzes the formation of N6-(1,2,-dicarboxyethyl)-AMP from L-aspartate, inosine monophosphate and GTP in AMP biosynthesis) — translated: MKHTAVVGSQWGDEGKGKIVDLLSEKADIVARSQGGANAGHTVIIDDQEYILHLIPSGILHPDKACLIGNGVVTDLWRL